In Rhizobium sp. ZPR4, a genomic segment contains:
- a CDS encoding DUF6074 family protein, with amino-acid sequence MSLLPFPADRRTSDVRRCATALQQLHGEAANRFWRSEMAIFANALREQGMEDDEISRQAGLFMHAVQMELQLAYAEEELNASA; translated from the coding sequence ATGTCGCTTTTACCATTCCCGGCCGACAGGCGTACCAGTGATGTCAGGCGGTGTGCCACAGCCCTTCAGCAGCTACATGGCGAGGCGGCAAATCGCTTCTGGCGTTCGGAAATGGCAATCTTTGCCAACGCCTTGCGCGAACAGGGAATGGAAGACGACGAAATCTCGCGGCAAGCCGGCCTCTTCATGCATGCGGTCCAGATGGAATTGCAGCTTGCCTATGCCGAAGAGGAACTGAACGCCTCGGCTTGA
- a CDS encoding DUF982 domain-containing protein, which produces MNNKDWNYPIMVICKRTGKVYTVANTKEALDMLLNAWPVAEGKAFMMALQVCADVERGQGQPLEARNSFVAAASEAGVPLEMPVVQ; this is translated from the coding sequence ATGAATAATAAAGACTGGAATTATCCCATCATGGTCATCTGCAAGCGCACCGGAAAAGTCTATACGGTCGCGAACACGAAAGAAGCGCTGGACATGCTGCTGAACGCATGGCCTGTCGCGGAGGGCAAGGCTTTCATGATGGCTCTGCAGGTTTGCGCCGACGTCGAAAGAGGTCAGGGACAACCGCTCGAGGCCCGTAACAGCTTCGTCGCCGCGGCGTCGGAGGCTGGCGTCCCCCTCGAGATGCCGGTGGTCCAGTAG
- a CDS encoding hydroxyacid dehydrogenase, whose protein sequence is MTTDNRPLAISAPEPRSLELIFAEDALSLLHSKYRIVEADPENIAGLGDEVLGEARYIIGQPPLSKETLDRMPQLRCILNVESNLINNMPYEVLFERGIHVVTTGLVFAEPVAEIGLGFALSLARGIADADLDFREGRELWGGDGNASARLISGSDIGIVGFGDLGKALNRVLSGFRSNIKVFDPWMPPSILREHGVQPTGLDEVLSGSDFVFVVASVTSENKGFLGAEAFAKMRKGAAFILLSRADVVDFDALMAAVASGHIVAASDVYPEEPLGRDHPVRKLKGFLRSAHRAGALDSAFKKMGEMVLEDMDLMDRGLPPMRCKRAERETVSRMRSKPVTRN, encoded by the coding sequence ATGACGACCGACAACAGACCCTTGGCGATCAGCGCACCGGAGCCGCGCTCGCTCGAGCTTATCTTTGCCGAGGACGCACTGTCGCTGCTTCATTCGAAATACCGCATCGTCGAGGCGGACCCGGAGAATATTGCCGGACTGGGCGACGAGGTGCTCGGGGAGGCGCGCTACATCATCGGCCAGCCGCCCCTGTCGAAGGAGACACTCGACCGTATGCCGCAGCTGCGCTGCATCCTGAATGTCGAGAGCAATCTCATCAACAACATGCCCTATGAGGTTCTTTTCGAGCGCGGCATCCACGTCGTCACTACGGGCCTCGTCTTTGCCGAGCCGGTCGCCGAGATCGGTCTTGGATTTGCCCTGAGCCTGGCGCGTGGGATCGCCGATGCCGATTTGGACTTTCGCGAGGGCAGGGAGCTTTGGGGCGGTGACGGCAATGCCAGCGCGCGGCTGATTTCAGGTAGCGATATCGGCATTGTCGGCTTCGGTGATCTCGGCAAGGCGTTGAACCGTGTGCTTTCCGGCTTCCGCTCCAACATCAAGGTGTTCGATCCCTGGATGCCGCCATCGATCCTCAGGGAGCATGGCGTGCAGCCCACTGGGCTGGACGAAGTCTTGTCCGGCAGTGATTTCGTGTTCGTGGTCGCGTCGGTCACCAGCGAGAACAAGGGCTTTCTCGGCGCTGAGGCCTTTGCAAAGATGCGCAAGGGTGCGGCTTTCATTCTGCTCAGTCGCGCCGATGTCGTCGATTTCGATGCGCTGATGGCGGCGGTCGCCTCCGGCCATATCGTGGCGGCGAGCGATGTCTATCCCGAGGAGCCGCTCGGCAGGGATCATCCGGTACGCAAGCTCAAGGGTTTCTTGCGTTCGGCGCATCGCGCCGGCGCACTCGACAGCGCCTTCAAGAAGATGGGTGAAATGGTGCTGGAGGATATGGATCTGATGGATCGCGGCCTGCCGCCAATGCGCTGCAAGCGTGCCGAGCGAGAAACGGTGTCGCGCATGCGCTCGAAGCCGGTTACGCGCAATTGA
- a CDS encoding DNA-3-methyladenine glycosylase I: MGSFAEIKERAEKRKGGADGLRALMPKAPNHETLRALSDDRILSEMTRYIFYAGFVRNVIDSKWAGFEAAFSGFDPAFLNLASDDYWHDLTSDPRVIRNGAKIMSVRANAQFIRAIADEHGSAGRFFADWPLVDQIGLLAVLDKRANRLGGMTGQYLLRAIGRDSFVMSHDVLVCLRLAGLPISENKPTKKDLRLIQDQFNAWHAETGLPLTYLSRICAFSVGMPGEEDEA, encoded by the coding sequence ATGGGAAGTTTTGCCGAAATCAAGGAGCGGGCCGAGAAGCGTAAGGGAGGCGCCGACGGGCTTAGGGCGCTGATGCCCAAGGCACCGAACCATGAGACCCTGCGTGCTCTGTCCGATGATCGAATCTTGTCGGAGATGACGCGCTACATCTTCTACGCGGGCTTCGTGCGTAATGTGATCGATTCGAAATGGGCTGGTTTCGAAGCGGCATTCTCTGGTTTCGATCCCGCCTTTCTCAATCTGGCGTCAGATGATTACTGGCATGATCTGACCTCGGACCCACGGGTCATCCGCAATGGTGCCAAGATCATGTCGGTACGGGCCAACGCGCAGTTCATCCGCGCGATTGCTGACGAGCATGGTAGCGCCGGCCGTTTCTTTGCCGATTGGCCGCTTGTGGATCAGATCGGCTTGCTTGCCGTTCTGGACAAGCGGGCGAACCGGCTAGGCGGCATGACCGGGCAATATCTCCTGCGGGCGATCGGCCGCGATAGCTTCGTCATGAGCCATGACGTTCTCGTCTGTCTACGGCTTGCCGGCCTCCCTATCTCGGAAAATAAGCCCACCAAGAAAGATCTCCGGTTGATACAGGATCAGTTCAATGCCTGGCATGCAGAGACGGGTCTGCCGCTCACCTATCTCTCGCGCATCTGCGCCTTCTCCGTCGGAATGCCGGGGGAAGAGGATGAGGCCTGA
- a CDS encoding methionine ABC transporter permease, translated as MTTDVILGLLWRSFWQTIWMTGASGLLSLIVGLPLGLALVVTGRGGIAEQGAINRVLGILVDGFRAVPFIILLIALIPLTRLIVGTALGTTAAIVPLTIAAIPYYARVAEVSLRDVDRGLIDAVRAMGGNRWTIIREVLIPEAMPGIVAGFTVTMVTLIGASAMAGTIGGGGLGDLAIRYGYQRYETSIMIAVVIILIILVWGMQWLGDRLATRLDRR; from the coding sequence ATGACAACTGACGTAATCCTCGGCCTGCTTTGGCGCTCCTTCTGGCAAACGATCTGGATGACGGGTGCATCCGGCCTTCTTTCCCTCATCGTCGGCCTGCCGCTTGGCCTCGCGCTCGTCGTCACCGGCCGCGGCGGCATTGCCGAACAGGGTGCGATCAACCGCGTTCTCGGCATATTGGTCGATGGCTTCCGCGCCGTGCCTTTCATCATCCTGCTGATCGCCTTGATTCCGCTGACGCGCCTGATCGTCGGCACGGCGCTCGGCACGACGGCCGCAATCGTGCCGCTGACCATCGCCGCCATTCCCTATTACGCGCGTGTCGCGGAAGTCTCGCTGCGCGACGTCGATCGCGGCCTGATCGATGCGGTGCGCGCCATGGGCGGCAATCGCTGGACCATCATCCGTGAGGTACTGATACCCGAAGCCATGCCCGGCATCGTCGCCGGCTTCACCGTAACCATGGTGACGCTGATCGGCGCTTCCGCCATGGCCGGCACGATCGGCGGCGGCGGCCTTGGCGACCTTGCCATCCGCTATGGCTACCAACGCTACGAGACGAGCATCATGATCGCCGTCGTCATCATCCTGATCATTCTGGTCTGGGGTATGCAGTGGCTGGGCGATCGCCTGGCCACCCGGCTTGATCGCCGCTAG
- a CDS encoding CDP-alcohol phosphatidyltransferase family protein — MTGKETGDRRPLASRNTRWAQTLARRMTALSVTPNQISQASMAMAALAGASFWLSGVAGGVGIRVALLILAALFCQLRLLCNLLDGMVAVEGGKGEADGPFWNEFPDRIADILIFAGVGYGIAMPGLGWAAAAFAVLTAYVRELGRATGNPSDFGGPMAKQHRMAVATAAALLSIIEAFWGGSSWVLTIALWIIAIGSAVTVLRRSGNLIRHLKAKG, encoded by the coding sequence ATGACCGGCAAGGAAACCGGCGATAGGCGACCGCTGGCGAGCCGCAACACGCGATGGGCGCAGACGCTGGCGCGGCGTATGACCGCGCTTTCGGTGACGCCGAACCAGATATCGCAGGCAAGCATGGCTATGGCGGCGCTGGCGGGAGCATCCTTCTGGCTTTCCGGTGTTGCTGGCGGTGTCGGCATACGGGTGGCCTTGCTGATCCTTGCGGCTTTGTTCTGCCAGCTCCGCCTGCTCTGCAACCTGCTTGATGGCATGGTGGCGGTGGAGGGCGGGAAGGGCGAGGCCGACGGGCCGTTCTGGAACGAATTCCCGGATCGCATTGCAGATATCCTCATTTTTGCCGGCGTCGGCTATGGCATCGCAATGCCCGGGCTTGGCTGGGCGGCCGCCGCCTTTGCCGTGCTGACCGCCTATGTCCGCGAACTCGGACGCGCCACCGGCAACCCGAGCGATTTCGGCGGCCCGATGGCCAAGCAGCATCGCATGGCGGTCGCCACGGCTGCCGCGCTCCTCTCCATTATCGAGGCTTTCTGGGGTGGCAGCAGCTGGGTTTTGACGATCGCGCTCTGGATCATCGCCATCGGGTCGGCGGTAACCGTTTTGCGGCGAAGCGGCAATCTCATTCGCCATTTGAAGGCCAAGGGGTGA
- a CDS encoding DUF982 domain-containing protein, translating to MTFSAGASRWPEPVFLRIGYGIPEAIRSPKEAHNHLVFRWPAVRGEKYDSARSLCLEAETDPFLCEYARKVFIEACIEASVLD from the coding sequence ATGACCTTTAGTGCCGGCGCAAGTCGTTGGCCTGAGCCCGTATTTCTGCGTATCGGATATGGCATCCCCGAAGCAATCCGAAGCCCGAAAGAAGCCCACAATCACCTCGTTTTCCGCTGGCCGGCCGTCAGAGGCGAAAAATACGATTCGGCCCGAAGCCTCTGCCTCGAAGCCGAGACTGATCCCTTCCTTTGCGAATACGCCAGGAAGGTGTTCATCGAGGCGTGTATCGAGGCCAGTGTACTCGACTAG
- a CDS encoding PilZ domain-containing protein, producing MDFHWLFENTTQLTATCSPVTWSRPTPPGWHYADAYRSLHRPIKRKALNSQLPINVFDIRTWHISKNTDQGANAMTAFSPEGRVATRKRTLLGAKIIFNGGHSVFDCIVRNLSDTGAMIQLENPLAAPNAFNLQLSDDRLLACAVRWRKINSMGVEFV from the coding sequence ATGGATTTCCATTGGCTGTTTGAAAATACAACGCAATTGACGGCAACTTGTTCGCCGGTGACCTGGAGCAGGCCGACGCCACCGGGCTGGCATTACGCCGATGCCTATCGTTCTCTTCATCGTCCCATTAAGCGAAAAGCGCTCAATTCGCAGCTTCCCATTAACGTCTTCGATATTAGAACATGGCATATTAGTAAAAATACAGATCAGGGAGCCAACGCAATGACGGCATTCTCACCCGAAGGCCGAGTGGCCACTCGAAAGCGAACGCTTCTCGGCGCGAAAATCATATTTAACGGCGGCCATTCGGTCTTCGATTGCATCGTCCGAAACCTGTCCGATACCGGCGCCATGATCCAGCTCGAAAACCCGCTCGCGGCGCCGAACGCCTTCAATCTGCAACTTTCTGACGACAGGCTACTGGCCTGCGCCGTGCGTTGGCGCAAGATCAACAGCATGGGTGTCGAGTTTGTGTGA
- the mnmA gene encoding tRNA 2-thiouridine(34) synthase MnmA yields the protein MNTLDFDKRPEDTRVVVAMSGGVDSSVVAGILKRQGYDVLGITLQLYDHGAAVHRAGSCCAGQDIDDARRVCETLGIPHYVLDYEKRFRETVINPFAESYVAGETPIPCVACNQTVKFADLLLTAKELGADALATGHYIRSRPNPTADNPGRRALYRPADADRDQSYFLFATTQEQIDYLRFPLGGMPKAETRALAEEMGLVVAKKADSQDICFVPQGKYSDVIAKLKPNAALAGEIVHLDGRVLGQHEGILHYTIGQRRGIGVATGEPLYVVYLDARSRRVIVGPKEALETHRVYLRDVNWLGDAPLAQAACGEGFACFAKVRSTRAPSPAVLHADASGIYVDLTVGEAGVAPGQACALYSAPGDDARVYGGGFIERSEREPMAEASLKALLASSVAA from the coding sequence GTGAATACACTGGATTTTGACAAGAGGCCGGAAGATACCCGCGTCGTCGTCGCCATGTCGGGCGGTGTCGACAGCTCGGTCGTCGCCGGCATTTTGAAGCGGCAGGGCTATGATGTGCTCGGCATTACGCTGCAGCTCTATGACCATGGCGCGGCCGTGCATCGCGCCGGCTCGTGCTGCGCCGGCCAGGATATCGACGATGCGCGCCGCGTCTGCGAGACGCTCGGCATCCCGCATTATGTGCTTGATTACGAAAAGCGTTTCCGCGAAACGGTGATCAATCCCTTCGCCGAAAGCTATGTCGCCGGCGAAACGCCGATCCCCTGCGTTGCCTGCAACCAGACCGTCAAATTCGCCGACCTTCTGTTGACCGCCAAGGAACTCGGCGCGGATGCGCTGGCAACCGGCCACTATATCCGCTCTCGGCCGAACCCGACCGCAGACAATCCCGGCCGCCGCGCGCTCTATCGCCCGGCCGATGCCGATCGCGACCAGAGCTATTTCCTCTTTGCGACGACGCAGGAGCAGATCGACTATCTGCGCTTTCCGCTCGGCGGCATGCCGAAGGCCGAGACCCGCGCGCTTGCCGAAGAGATGGGGCTCGTCGTCGCCAAGAAGGCCGACAGCCAGGACATCTGTTTCGTGCCGCAAGGCAAATATTCCGACGTGATCGCCAAGCTGAAGCCGAACGCGGCGCTTGCCGGCGAGATCGTTCATCTCGACGGCCGCGTGCTCGGCCAACACGAAGGCATCCTGCATTATACGATCGGCCAGCGCCGCGGCATAGGTGTTGCGACCGGCGAGCCGCTCTACGTCGTCTATCTCGACGCCCGCTCGCGCCGCGTCATCGTCGGGCCGAAGGAGGCGCTGGAAACGCACCGCGTCTATCTGCGCGATGTGAACTGGCTCGGCGACGCGCCGCTCGCGCAGGCGGCTTGCGGCGAGGGCTTTGCCTGCTTCGCCAAGGTGCGCTCCACCCGCGCGCCGTCTCCGGCCGTGCTGCATGCCGACGCCAGCGGCATCTATGTCGATCTCACGGTCGGCGAGGCCGGCGTCGCGCCTGGCCAGGCCTGCGCGCTCTATTCGGCACCCGGCGACGACGCCCGCGTCTACGGCGGCGGCTTCATCGAGCGCTCGGAACGCGAGCCGATGGCGGAAGCCTCCCTAAAGGCGCTGCTGGCAAGCTCGGTCGCTGCTTGA
- a CDS encoding DUF982 domain-containing protein produces the protein MKRNTLRPFPAVTLVMGENGGTRRVNSVHQVAELLLEHWPVENGEDYVAAVRICLEAMLGAVPPEAVREALIKAAKEAGISVMQ, from the coding sequence TTGAAACGAAACACTTTACGACCATTTCCAGCTGTCACGCTTGTCATGGGAGAGAACGGCGGAACCCGTCGCGTCAATTCGGTGCACCAGGTTGCAGAGCTGCTGCTCGAACATTGGCCGGTGGAAAATGGTGAAGATTATGTCGCGGCAGTGCGGATTTGCCTCGAAGCGATGCTTGGCGCCGTCCCGCCGGAGGCCGTGAGAGAAGCCTTGATCAAGGCCGCAAAGGAAGCAGGCATCTCCGTAATGCAGTGA